In Malus sylvestris chromosome 2, drMalSylv7.2, whole genome shotgun sequence, the genomic stretch GTTAACGGTTACAGGGAAGACAACGACCCTGGAATCAGCTCTGGTTTGAAGGTTAATGAAGTTAGAAATGAAGTTGGTCTTGTACCAGTTGTATCACAAGAAAGCTCTACAAAGAGACCGGAAAACTTGAATGTAGATTCAAAGGGCAATGTCGAACGAAATACAGAAACCCAAATTGATCACCAGAAGATTGAGCTACAGCAACCTGTTTCAGTCACCTTGGACGATAATTCTACAATGACTGTAGATTCTGTACTAAGGAAGTGGAATCGACGACCAACATCAATATCACAGATGAACTCATTATTGCTTCAAAGTGCTGTTTCTTCTCGTTCAATGGTATGAATTTAATTTTGAGGTTCCAATTTGAGAAACGAGAAATGCGTTTGATTTCCAGATCCTCACTTGTACTTTTTTTGGCACTAGAAACTGCGGAGGCACTCAGCACGTGATCGTGAACTACAATCTGCAAAACTGGAGAttgagaatgctcccatcataaGGGACAATGCAGGACTTAGTGCTTCTGTTTTCCGAAATCTCTCCAAATTTATACGGTAAGCCCAATTTGTCTGTCCACTCCGTATGTGCATCTAGTAAATGCTTTATATTGTTTTCTCTTTATGATTGCTTGTAAACCGCTTCAATTGTGTCCGTATATAAATATGGGGCTTTTCAAATATCTGCTTAACGTTGAAGCTTATCATCTCTATAGTCTATACAGATATGGAATCCTTCGAGAGTAAATATTTTGAAATGTAGGCTTCTTTTTGGAAACCCGTGACAATCTTGAGATTTTATTGGTACTCTACTGCAGGAGTTATGACTTGATGGGGCACATGCTCAAAGTTTACATCTACAGTGAAGGTGAAAAGCCGGTATTCCATCAGCCTTTGATGAGAGGCATCTATGCCTCAGAAGGCTGGTTTATGAAACTAATTgaaggaaataaaaaatttgttgtGAGGGACCCCAAGAAAGCTCATTTATTCTATTTACCCTTCGATTCGCATATGCTAAGGTTGACTATTCCTAGACACTCTATCCATGGTAAGAGTAAGACGGTCCTAGAAGAAGTTTTGCAGAGCTACGTTGGGTTAATTTCTAGAAAATATCCTTTCTGGAATAGAACGAAAGGGGCAGATCATTTTCTTGTTGCTTGTCATGACTGGGTATGATTCTCATGCATCAATCTAGTTTCTATTTCATACTGATGAGGTCCTATGGATTATAGACTATCTTCAATCGATGCCTTAATCTAATACATCCTTGTAATTGGAATTTCAGGCCCCCAAGCTCACAAAACAGTGCATGAAGAATTGCATCAGGTCTCTTTGCAACGCACATGTCGATAGAGAATTCGAAATTGGCAAGGACACCAGTCTACCTGTGACATATATACGTTCCGTGGAGAATCCTCTTCAGGATCTTGGAGGAAAACCTGCTTCAGAAAGATCTATCCTGGCCTTCTTTGCCGGGGGCTTGCATGGCTATCTCCGACCAATCCTGCTACACTACTGGGCAAACAAAGAACCCGACATGAAAATCTTTGGCCCAATGCCGCATGATATTGAAGGCAAAAGCATGTATAGGGAATACATGAAGAGCAGCAAGTATTGCATATGTGCCAGGGGTTACGAGGTCCACACGCCTCGAATAGTTGAGGCCATATTCTACGAGTGCGTGCCGGTCATCATATCAGATAGTTACATGCCTCCTTTCTTCGAAGTATTCAATTGGGAGGCATTTGCAGTTTTCATACAAGAGAGGGACATCCCCAATTTGAGAAGCATTTTGCTCTCGATCCCGGAAGAGAAGTACCTCACAATGATGTCGAGAATAAAGATGGTGCAACAACATTTCTTCTGGCACAAGAAACCAAAGAAGTACGACTTATTTCATATGGTACTTCATTCAGTCTGGTACAACAGAATTCTTCAGTTAAAAACCAGATGAAGATGCGAGTTTTTTGGGTTCTTTGATGCTGAAAAAGAAGACCGGTGAGTGCAGATTAAAAGGTTTCTGTAAACAAGCAGCAAAGAAAGAGATACACAGAAACCACACTGACTCTACTGAATCTTTTGCCActgaaattgaatttgaagcTGACACAGGGATTCATTCAAGTACAAGGAAATGGTCGTCGGATTGTCATTTATGGTCGTCGGATTCATTCAAGTACAATTTCAACTCCGATAGCGAGGACGTGTGTAAATGACCAATGGTTAGGGCCGGCCTAATCAGCTGCAGGTTTCGACCACACAGGGTTCATAAAACTCTAAGGCCGGCCCAGCCAGCGACGTCATAATATTCACCTAAGGAAAACAAATCTCTTGAtcgcaagtttttttttctggtaGGACTGTATGTAGAAGAAAAATGTACAACAACAATACTATAGAACTGGACCGAAAGGGGGAATACGATGCTGATGGGTCCGTCCGTCTAAAATCGTTCTGCGTATGGATTTTATTTACGAATGAAGGTGGAGTCAATCGTTTCACATATATTGGaacataacatttttctttcacatatcaaaagtatGGACATCCAACTGAAGTTAAATAGATCATAATGTTCACTCTTATCAATCTTAACTTAGAGCGTAATGCGACTAAAGTTCGACAGAATTTACAGTTAAAGAGAAACTAATATGAAGGGAGGCAAGAGATGTACGGTTCCCCAACCAATCTGGTAAAGCCTCCAGTCCACTAAATCTTCAAAGTTGTTAGAGAAGTACCCAAGTGCTGAATTTGCATAGGCAGAGACTCGAGCTTAGGCGACCCCCACAAGTCTAATCTTTTGAGTTGTGATGGAACTTGAAGGTTGAAAAGCAGGGAAAGAATCGAGCTCCTCCCAAAACGCACCGATTGACATCTTTTCAAACCAGTCAGGGAGTGTAATGATCAAAATTCTAAGAACACGAAATCTGAATATACTCGGGATCAAAAGATACCCCACTGTGCCCATGACCAATGCAACAACATGAGTCTCATTGTCACTAGGGAAAACCATGGACAGACCAAAATCTGCTATTTTTGCATCCAAGTTTTCACTTAAGAGAATGTTGGCAATCTTTACATCTCTATGCACAATACGTGGATTGCATCCTTTATGCAAGTAATGTAGCCCTGTGAGCCAAATTTCACAATGTACATAAGTTGAATTAGGCATATGAAGTTACGCAAATATATTAGTGTACGAAGTAACACGCAGCACCAGCCTAACGCAATATCTAATGCTATCCGATGTCTCATTTCCCAAGTTACATGTGAGCTTCTATCTGCATCTGCAACCATTAACGTGACACTTCAATATTTTGAAACCCTCTGATGGAGGACAATGCTTATGAAATATAGAACTACGTACCTGAGAGATGTTCTCTTAGGTTTCTGTTAGTCAAGTACTCGTATATAAGTGCCAAGTTGTCTGTATCCAATAAATGAGGCCAAGTTTCTAGATGGATTCTGATCAGGAGCTCAACCTGCAGCGATAAGGAACTCATCAATCTCTAACCAACAAGACAAGCCATTTAACTTGCATTCCAAGGAATTAAATTATAACCGTCAAACCTCTGTTTGGAACTCCCTAACTCCTAGCAATGACGATGGAGAAAGTATTTTAACTGCAACTTGAGTGCCATCTTTCAAGTAGCCATGGTATACAATCCCAAATCCTCCTTTCCTGATTTTAGTTTGAAATTTTTCGGTGTATTCCAAAACCTCGTCGAAAGTGAACTGGGACTCCTTTGATGCTACAGGTGTTTAGTTATGTTTTTCTCCATCTGCAGCTTAAGCAGACAAAAAGATATGAGTTCTGACAAAGTGGATAGGATCATAGGAATACCATTAAACCATAGTAGCAGCGTTGGTTCTAACTGAATAAGTATCAAGCGTATAAAATGGTACctggttttctttttcttctaagCTTCCAAACGAGTATGAGCACTATAACTAGAAGGAGGGCCACTGCTGATACTGATAGTTATGATCCCAGTATTGGAACAACTTGCACTTGCTTGAATCTGAGCTAAAAAAAGAACCTATAAGCAGATAGAAAATATAAATCTGAAGAATGCAATACCATTCGCTTTTGTTAAGGACAATGCTAACCTATTTGGCGCTCTCCATGAACGAAACTTGCACAGAGCAGTAGGATGAGGAAACCAGTTGAGATCTTCATCTCTCTTTGTCTCATTGCAGCCTATGAACTACCTGGTATTTAAAATGTGCGACAATGTCCCGatcagaaaaatagaaaaagcgTATATGACAGTGTGGATTTGTAATTTCATGCTGCACAACTTGCACAGTACATACATGATCCTTATTACATGGAGATGCTTAATTAGTCTGCGACAATCAATGGATCATGCAATGTTCATACTAAGAGAGCAAATTGGTCAAGCCAACATATTTTCTAGTCAAAGCATTTCAAACATTGTTCCTGTTAGGGTTATGTTGTGTCATGCAAGTCATGGACACAACCCAAAGTATTGGACCAAAGTGCTGTCATGGAACCTGCATTTGTGGAATCTGGACATATGGAGATCACTCTATGTGAACTCTGGAATGGTGAAATAGAAACACGAGTTTCTTCATTTGAGCCTGGAGTTCTTTCTCGATGCTTTAGACACCTCTGTTTCCAAACATTGTGTTAGTTGACACAGCACAAAATCAATGGTGGCTCTATGTTGGGCGGTGGAACCGTGGAAGTTGTGCATGCCATTGCTGTTTTAAGGCTTTCCAGACCGAATCCACACTGAAATCTCCTAAAATCCTTCACTACAAAATAGTTGTAAAATCCCTTTGCAGGAATTCAGGATTAACCCACTCCACTATGTGGACAAGATCATCACTTTCTATGGTTGCAGGTTGTCCAGTAAAACTATAAACATCAAATTTCTTTATTCAACCATTATAACATGATAAAAAGGTCTAATAGAACAAGGAAATTTGAACATACTCTGGATCAAGATAACCAGCTGTGCCCATGACCGATGTCAGCACCCGAGTCCCATTATCACTGGAAAAAACCATGCACGGACTGAAATCTGCTATTTTCGCGTCCAAGTTTTAGTTGTGCTGCGCTTGCTCTCCTCTCTTAATGCAATTCTCTTACTGGATTCCCTTGTTAAGTGAGCTGAAATACTAATCCAATTTATCTGTGATTAACGTATTCTAGATAACTCGACATGATTTTTTTCGAGGATGAAAGATGGAAGAAAGAAGTTACATATTAACTGAACAGATTACCTTCCACAAAATGGGTCTAATAAAAGCGTGTTAGTTGGGTGAACCTGCACACAGTGAGATGAAACACAACCCTGTACAAAAGTGTATCTGCACCATAACAACCAAATGGAACTAAGACGAGAAGAGAACAAATCGTGAATTACTGTTTCGGGAAAGAAACCTACACTTGGGTGTCGGAAATGTGAGAAATGTTGGGCCAGTGGGGCAGGTTGCATCTTTCTTTTAATTTAGAACGCAACAGTTAAAATTGTACTGGCTTCCCGTAGATACTCAGAATTCCCACAGCTATAGATACTCAGAATTCCGTAATCACTCTGGCAAGAGCCTTTTGAATCATCAAGTGACAATGATTCCGATTCATCACTCTGGCCCAAAACGGGATATCACTAACAT encodes the following:
- the LOC126596025 gene encoding probable glycosyltransferase At3g07620 isoform X2: MDTAAARTQRFWNIGIRRLLLIIGGAVAIVVVSQCFELPYDTTFFFFPADIGSISTATMFANVGSSNMSKSGKFSVGGVEGLVGNDTEVSDSEGETRHGNDTRQQTWVYGLALGNDSSLTGDGKSMLENNVTLGKSYPVGTGGNEDGIFIRGKTDFKNGYLQTANESVNGYREDNDPGISSGLKVNEVRNEVGLVPVVSQESSTKRPENLNVDSKGNVERNTETQIDHQKIELQQPVSVTLDDNSTMTVDSVLRKWNRRPTSISQMNSLLLQSAVSSRSMKLRRHSARDRELQSAKLEIENAPIIRDNAGLSASVFRNLSKFIRSYDLMGHMLKVYIYSEGEKPVFHQPLMRGIYASEGWFMKLIEGNKKFVVRDPKKAHLFYLPFDSHMLRLTIPRHSIHGKSKTVLEEVLQSYVGLISRKYPFWNRTKGADHFLVACHDWAPKLTKQCMKNCIRSLCNAHVDREFEIGKDTSLPVTYIRSVENPLQDLGGKPASERSILAFFAGGLHGYLRPILLHYWANKEPDMKIFGPMPHDIEGKSMYREYMKSSKYCICARGYEVHTPRIVEAIFYECVPVIISDSYMPPFFEVFNWEAFAVFIQERDIPNLRSILLSIPEEKYLTMMSRIKMVQQHFFWHKKPKKYDLFHMVLHSVWYNRILQLKTR
- the LOC126596025 gene encoding probable glycosyltransferase At3g07620 isoform X1 codes for the protein MYNLLFQLLCILYDMDTAAARTQRFWNIGIRRLLLIIGGAVAIVVVSQCFELPYDTTFFFFPADIGSISTATMFANVGSSNMSKSGKFSVGGVEGLVGNDTEVSDSEGETRHGNDTRQQTWVYGLALGNDSSLTGDGKSMLENNVTLGKSYPVGTGGNEDGIFIRGKTDFKNGYLQTANESVNGYREDNDPGISSGLKVNEVRNEVGLVPVVSQESSTKRPENLNVDSKGNVERNTETQIDHQKIELQQPVSVTLDDNSTMTVDSVLRKWNRRPTSISQMNSLLLQSAVSSRSMKLRRHSARDRELQSAKLEIENAPIIRDNAGLSASVFRNLSKFIRSYDLMGHMLKVYIYSEGEKPVFHQPLMRGIYASEGWFMKLIEGNKKFVVRDPKKAHLFYLPFDSHMLRLTIPRHSIHGKSKTVLEEVLQSYVGLISRKYPFWNRTKGADHFLVACHDWAPKLTKQCMKNCIRSLCNAHVDREFEIGKDTSLPVTYIRSVENPLQDLGGKPASERSILAFFAGGLHGYLRPILLHYWANKEPDMKIFGPMPHDIEGKSMYREYMKSSKYCICARGYEVHTPRIVEAIFYECVPVIISDSYMPPFFEVFNWEAFAVFIQERDIPNLRSILLSIPEEKYLTMMSRIKMVQQHFFWHKKPKKYDLFHMVLHSVWYNRILQLKTR
- the LOC126596073 gene encoding probable LRR receptor-like serine/threonine-protein kinase At4g29180, giving the protein MVADADRSSHVTWEMRHRIALDIALGLHYLHKGCNPRIVHRDVKIANILLSENLDAKIADFGLSMVFPSDNETHVVALVMGTVGYLLIPSIFRFRVLRILIITLPDWFEKMSIGAFWEELDSFPAFQPSSSITTQKIRLVGVA